The following is a genomic window from Oxyura jamaicensis isolate SHBP4307 breed ruddy duck chromosome 22 unlocalized genomic scaffold, BPBGC_Ojam_1.0 oxy22_random_OJ61286, whole genome shotgun sequence.
CCCCCCCCCCCGCAGTGAAAGACGCGGACGGCGTCCTGTCCCGCTACAAGAAGATCCTCACCACCTTCCAGCGCCTCAAGAGCATGAGCCGCGCCTTCGAGCACCACCGCGTGGACCGCAACACCGTGGCGCTCACCACCCCCATCgccgagctgctgctggtggccccCGAGAAGTTGGCCGAGGTGGGCGAGTTCGACCCGGCCAAGGAGCGGCTCCTGGAGTACTCGCGCCGCTGCTTCCTCGCCCTCGACCCCGCCACCCTGCAGAAGGTGCAGGCGCTCAAGAagagcaagctgctgctgcccatcaCCTACCGCTTCAAGCggtgagggggggggagggccggtgcccccccccccccccccccagggagaCCCCCACGGAGACCTGCGGGGTCGCCCCGGGTCGCTCCGGGTCAGCCCAGGTTGCTCCGGGGTCGCCCCAGGTCTCTCCAGGTCACCCCAGGTCACTCCGGGTCAGCCCAGGTCAGCCCAGGTTGCTCCGGGGTCGCTCCGGGTCGCCCCAGGTCACTCCAGGTCACCCCAGGTTACCCCAGGTCACCCCAGGTCACTCCGGGTTACCCCAGGTCACTC
Proteins encoded in this region:
- the CCDC106 gene encoding coiled-coil domain-containing protein 106 — protein: AVKDADGVLSRYKKILTTFQRLKSMSRAFEHHRVDRNTVALTTPIAELLLVAPEKLAEVGEFDPAKERLLEYSRRCFLALDPATLQKVQALKKSKLLLPITYRFKR